DNA from Leptospira terpstrae serovar Hualin str. LT 11-33 = ATCC 700639:
CTTTGCCTAAAATTTCGCATCCTGTTTCTTCACTTAAGGAATGGATGCGTATCAAAGGGGTATTCCCCACAGTATCAATAAATCCGTTTCGTATATCTGTTTTCATGAGAATCGACTTGACTCCTTTCCTTTAGACTTACATCTTCCAAGTCTATGTTACAAACCATTCGCCGGTGGTTCGCTCCTGCTCCGTCCATACCACAAAAGTCTGAATCAGAAATCCAATCGCTCTATCCGAAATTTCGGTTTCGAGTATTGGAATCAACTTTTCTTGGTTATACGACCTACTACTTAACTCGAAACAACTTCTCACCTGTTTCTAAAGAAATTGGTGAAGCGTTATCCTATTCGAAAATAGAGATAGGTGACATCCTCGCAGTCACAGCCATCACTTATGGTATTGGAAAATTTTTAATGGGAGCACTCTCCGATCGTTCCAATCCAAGAAAGTTTATGGCAGTAGGTTTGTTTCTTACTGCCATTTTGAATTTTTCTTTTGGATTTGCGAATCATTATTGGATTCATCTTTTTTTATGGGGAGCCAATGGTCTTGTGCAAGGAATGGGTTGGCCGCCTTGCGGACGTTCTTTAGGTCACTGGTATTCGGTAAGAGAACGCGGTACTACGTTTGCATTTTGGAATATTGCACATAATATTGGAGGCGGGCTTGTTGGTGTTGTCGCATCTCATGCAGCATCGCAATTTGGATGGCAGTACGCCTTCTTTGTTCCGGGGGTTATTGCTCTTGTTGGATCCGTGTATTTATACATCCGACTTGTAGACACTCCACAATCGGAAGGTCTTCCTCCTGTTGAAGTTTATAGAAATGATTATCCACCAGAAGAAAAAGAAGATCATGAAGCGGAACTTACCACCAAACAATTGATTGTTGAACAGGTCTTAATGAATAAATACATCTGGTTATTTGCGATTATTAATTTTTTTGTTTATATCATTCGGTATAGTTTGATTGATTGGGGACCTACTTACTTAAAAGAAACCAAAGGAGCCGACCTTGTCGGTGGTGGATACTCTACTTTTATTTTAGAATTTGGGGGAATCGGCTCCACCATTCTTATGGGATGGGTCTCCGATAAATTCGACGGAAGAAGGGGAATGGTAAGTTTACTTTGTATATTACCGATTTTCTTTGCTTTTTTAGGAATATTATTCAATCCACCAGGATCTCTTTGGATCGATTATATCCTTTTTGGTTTAATTGGTCTTTTTATCTATCCACCTGTCATGTTGTTAGGTGTTGCTGGGATGGACTTCACCTCTAAAAAAGCAGTGGGAACCGCGGCGGGGTTTATCGGTCTTTTTGGATCTTTAGGGAGAACGGCCCAAGGGAAGGGACTTGCCATCCTTGCCACAGAATACTCTTGGGACGTTGCATTGTCCGCCGTTCTCGTTTCCACTTTGATTGCCATTGTCCTTCTAGTTTTCAGTTGGAATTTGCGTCCGCGTGGGTAAATAAATTGACTAAATCTAAAAAAATCGATAGGATCATTATCTTATGACACTCGGCAAAAAAATTTCCATAGGAATCATTGGCATCATCGCCATACCGTTAGTTGTGGCTCTCTTTCTACCTACTGGATACCAGGTAGAACGTTCCATTGATATCACTAAACCAGCTTCAGATGTGTTTGCTTACATCCGTCTGTTAAAGAACCAAGACCAGTATAGTGTTTGGGCAAAAAAAGATCCCAGTATGAAAAAGATTTACACAGGCCAAGACGGCACAGTTGGTTTTATTTCACGTTGGGAAAGTTTAGATAAAGAAGTTGGGATCGGCGAACAAGAGATCAAAATGATCAATGGAGATGCTTTGGAGATGGAAACCGAACTTCGATTTTTTGAACCTTTTGAAGGAACCGAACGCAGTTATATGAAGGTTTCTTCTTTGGACCAAAAAAAATCCAAAGTCATTTGGGGATTTGATGGATCGATGCCTTATCCTTCCAATTTGATGTTAGTTTTTATGAATTTTGAAGAAATGATAGGAAAAGACTTTGAAGAGGGACTATCCAACCTTAAAGTTGTTTTAGAAAAGTAAGGACATTCATTTCGATTGAACAAACAAAATATCTATTGGCAATTATACCAAGATGATCCCATTCTAAAACCCGGATTCCCATCGCCCGTATTGGCGGATCCGAGTTTTTTATTTCCTGAAAATTGTTCCGACGGCCTTTGGCATCTTTTTGCACACAACATATTCGGTGTCCAAGAATTTCTCTCCGAAGATGGGATCCATTGGAAAAAAAGAAAAACTGTCGTATGGAATGCCATGCGTCCTTTTATCTTCCATGAAAACGGGACCTATTACCTTTATTACGAAAAGTATAAATTTCTTCATGTACTGATGACTTGGTTTCCCTACCGAAAGTGGAAATCTCGAATCGAAGTCCGAACCAGTAAAAATTTAAAAACTTGGTCCTCACCCAAAACTGTCATTGAACCCAAGTTTCCTTTCCACAAAGATCCAAAATTTGGTGAATCTGTTAGTAATCCATGTTTGGTGAAGTTCGGAAATAAGTACAGAATGTATTTTTCTTCGTCACTTGTTTACATTCCTGATTGTGGGTTTTGTGAACCCAAATACATAACTGTTGCGGAATCTACTTCCCCTTTGGGACCATTTTCGTATTTCTCAGATCCCATCCTTTCTCCTAATGATATGGATCCGTTTTGTAATTTGGGAGCCGGTTCCATCAAAG
Protein-coding regions in this window:
- a CDS encoding MFS transporter; its protein translation is MLQTIRRWFAPAPSIPQKSESEIQSLYPKFRFRVLESTFLGYTTYYLTRNNFSPVSKEIGEALSYSKIEIGDILAVTAITYGIGKFLMGALSDRSNPRKFMAVGLFLTAILNFSFGFANHYWIHLFLWGANGLVQGMGWPPCGRSLGHWYSVRERGTTFAFWNIAHNIGGGLVGVVASHAASQFGWQYAFFVPGVIALVGSVYLYIRLVDTPQSEGLPPVEVYRNDYPPEEKEDHEAELTTKQLIVEQVLMNKYIWLFAIINFFVYIIRYSLIDWGPTYLKETKGADLVGGGYSTFILEFGGIGSTILMGWVSDKFDGRRGMVSLLCILPIFFAFLGILFNPPGSLWIDYILFGLIGLFIYPPVMLLGVAGMDFTSKKAVGTAAGFIGLFGSLGRTAQGKGLAILATEYSWDVALSAVLVSTLIAIVLLVFSWNLRPRG
- a CDS encoding SRPBCC family protein codes for the protein MTLGKKISIGIIGIIAIPLVVALFLPTGYQVERSIDITKPASDVFAYIRLLKNQDQYSVWAKKDPSMKKIYTGQDGTVGFISRWESLDKEVGIGEQEIKMINGDALEMETELRFFEPFEGTERSYMKVSSLDQKKSKVIWGFDGSMPYPSNLMLVFMNFEEMIGKDFEEGLSNLKVVLEK
- a CDS encoding glycoside hydrolase family protein translates to MNKQNIYWQLYQDDPILKPGFPSPVLADPSFLFPENCSDGLWHLFAHNIFGVQEFLSEDGIHWKKRKTVVWNAMRPFIFHENGTYYLYYEKYKFLHVLMTWFPYRKWKSRIEVRTSKNLKTWSSPKTVIEPKFPFHKDPKFGESVSNPCLVKFGNKYRMYFSSSLVYIPDCGFCEPKYITVAESTSPLGPFSYFSDPILSPNDMDPFCNLGAGSIKVIEWKGRYLGFQNGIFWNPVRRESCSAILFLQSEDGLGFERINQTPILGPTGKGWKASHVYACDVKYSEAEKIFILYFNARDKAHWTQGKEAIGLFVGKVEESKGIKKQTTNNPAKKPKPKKKISKPKPKAKKSKRK